Proteins encoded together in one Effusibacillus lacus window:
- the speD gene encoding adenosylmethionine decarboxylase, with protein sequence MTQEVYSTYGRHVAVDTWGADFNMLNDAKFLEEMMVKAAEKCGATVLSVQSKQFEPQGATVLVLLSESHISIHTYPEKGFAALDCYTCGETVDPQIAMDYMISVLKPEKAYPKMLKRGEGPIVVVEPVGAMK encoded by the coding sequence ATGACCCAAGAGGTGTATTCAACTTATGGGAGACATGTTGCTGTCGACACGTGGGGTGCTGACTTTAACATGCTCAATGACGCCAAATTTTTGGAAGAAATGATGGTAAAGGCTGCTGAGAAGTGCGGTGCAACGGTTCTATCCGTTCAATCCAAACAATTTGAGCCTCAAGGAGCAACCGTTCTGGTTTTGCTTTCGGAGAGCCACATCTCAATCCACACCTACCCGGAGAAAGGTTTTGCGGCATTGGATTGCTACACCTGCGGAGAGACCGTGGATCCTCAAATTGCGATGGATTACATGATCTCGGTCCTGAAACCGGAGAAAGCCTACCCCAAGATGCTCAAGCGTGGAGAAGGTCCGATCGTAGTGGTCGAACCAGTCGGAGCGATGAAATAA
- a CDS encoding UvrD-helicase domain-containing protein has product MRNSGNEDRKGFHEEFPLLRFERDQDFDHVPLSFPMLNRLVELLIRENPSILKALRLTYSVVFFDEFQDTTFVQFELLRTAFDGSEAIFTAVGDDKQRIMVWAGAMPDAFAQFEQQFGAQRISLISNWRSHEDLVRIQHVIASRIDSTVEEPEARAERLVDVQVLRRAFPSYQRQRDFVRVWNGFVLLLLEFGNVDFCGEK; this is encoded by the coding sequence ATGAGAAATTCAGGCAATGAAGATCGAAAAGGTTTTCATGAAGAATTTCCGCTGCTTCGGTTCGAGAGGGACCAAGACTTTGACCATGTCCCGCTGTCGTTTCCGATGCTTAACCGACTTGTCGAATTACTGATTCGAGAGAACCCGTCGATCCTCAAAGCCCTGCGTCTCACATATTCAGTCGTGTTTTTCGACGAGTTTCAGGATACAACCTTTGTCCAGTTTGAGCTTCTACGTACCGCGTTCGATGGCAGCGAGGCCATCTTCACAGCCGTGGGGGATGACAAGCAGCGTATCATGGTGTGGGCGGGCGCTATGCCAGACGCTTTCGCCCAGTTTGAGCAGCAGTTCGGCGCGCAAAGAATCTCACTAATCTCCAACTGGCGCTCGCATGAGGATCTTGTTCGGATTCAGCACGTCATCGCGAGCAGAATCGATTCCACCGTCGAGGAGCCCGAGGCCCGTGCCGAGCGGCTGGTTGACGTGCAGGTCCTCCGCCGAGCATTTCCTTCCTATCAGCGTCAGCGTGATTTTGTTCGTGTCTGGAACGGGTTCGTGTTGCTCCTGCTGGAGTTTGGAAACGTCGATTTCTGCGGTGAGAAGTGA